GGCTGGTCTTGATCACCTCGGACGGGTCTCCTACCCTGCTGCACCTTTCCAGAGAATCCTCTCCTGTCGTCGACTCCCGTTGCGATCCCCATTCCCTCCATCGCAATCGATTCGGTTCAACATGCTGTCTTCACCGAAAACTCGTCGGTTTGCCGTCGTCACGGTTCACCTGATCCTCGCTGCGACCGTCACCGGTTGCGGTTCGATCGATCATTTCGGCACACGGATGTCGCCATCGACCTGGTTCTCGAAGCAACCCGCAGGACCTGTCGCAGAAAACAGCACCGAGATTCCCGAAGAAGAGTCTCTGAATCCCTTCGACGTCGCTCCTTCGCCGCCTGTTCGCACCGCGTCGGCCGCGCAGGAAAAGCAGTCTTCATCGACAGCCGCCAGCGTCCCCCAGTTCGACCCGGCGACAATGATGCTGATCGAGACGGAATTCAAGGATGCGACGCCCGAAGAACGACGGCTCTGGTACGAAGAACTGCGTCAGGTTTCACCGGAGATGGTGCCGCGAGTAATCCGGATGCGACGCCTGGCTCTGCAGCATTCGGAAAAGAATGCTGCGGCTCCGCCGTCGAGTGCCCCGGCACCGGCCGAATCGTCGACCGAGCTTCCCGTGGTCGCTGCCTCGGCTCCGAATCCGGTCTCGGGCAACGATCTTCTGGGGCTCAATCCCTGGGACAAGAACTCGCAGTTGCCGAACCAGCCTCGGCACCTCAAACCGGGTGACACACTCACGGTTTCGGACCAGACTGATCTGAACTCGTCGGTCAAACCGGCCTCTCATACAGGTCCGATCTCGGCTCCAGAAATGCCTTCCGATGACGAACGGAATACCAAACCGGACAATCCTGATCAGAATTACCGCGAGGCGCTGGAAGATCTGATCGCCCTGGCGGAGCAGCGAATTCAGCAGGGTCGGAACGCGGGCTCTCCGGATGATCTGGACGCTTACGCCCGCGAACACGCGTATCTCCGCATGCTGTATCTGATGGCTGATCGTCGTGAACGCTCACTGGAAGCGATCCCCGATCTCCCGGCCGCCGAGCAGGAGTTCTGGCAGAAGCTGTTCTGGGGTCTCTCAAACTACTTCGATTCCTCCGGCATCCCCAATCGGGGCGACCGGGCGACCCATACGGTTTCTCAAATTGCCGATGCAGCCGAACGATTGCGGGAACGTGCCAATCTTGAAATTCGGAACGTGACCTTCTCGACCGGAATTCACGGTTTCGGAATCTATGACCGCTACGAACGGGATGAGTTCCGTCCGGGTCAGCCGGTCCTCGTCTATGCTGAGCTGAAAAACTTCCTCAGCGAACTGACCACCGAAGGCACCTACAAGACGGTGCTGAAATCGACGATCGAAATCCACCGGGCCGGCAGTAACCCGGGACTGGTCGTCGAGCAGGCCTATCCGCCAACCGAAGACTACTGTCGGACACGCCGACATGACTATTTTCACAGTTACAAGATCAACATTCCCAGCGAACTCACGGTTGGTCCCTATCTGCTCAAGCTGATTGTGGAAGACCAGCTGAACCGCAAAGTCGCGACCTACACGATCAACTTCACCGTGAAGTAACGGCATGTGGATCTGTCGATGCCCAGCATGCATCCACGAATTTCCGCTTGCACGGATCGAACGCGGCTCGAATAATCGGGGAGATCCCCCGGAACGCCCGCGCATCACGGACTGCTCGTCCGCCCCGCCCGTTGTTGATCCAATCCTTTACAACATTGTTACGAGTCGGAACGACCGAAAGTCGAGACATGAACTACGCTGCCATTATTTTCGATTGCGATGGCACTCTGGCCAATTCGATGCCCGCTCACTACGTCGCCTGGGTGGCGACGTTGAAGGAGTACGGGATCGAATTCACGGAAGAGCTTTTCTACGGGACGGGCGGTTGGCCTTCGTGGAAAGTCGCCGAACTGCTGCTGGAACGGGACGGCGTTAAAGCGGATCCCCATCTGATCGCCGAGCAGAAAGAGGATGAGTTCGAGAAGCACCTCAATGTGATCGAACCAATCGAGCAGACCGTTAGTGTCGTCCGCGATCACTACGGCAAGATCCCGCTCGCAGTCGCCACCGGCGGCATTCCGCGCGTCTGCAATGGCATTCTGCAGAACCTTGAGATCAGCCACTACTTCGACACGATCGTCACGGCTCTCGACGTGGAACACGGCAAGCCGGCTCCGGACACGTACCTCGAAGCCGCCCGTCGTCTTGGTGTCGACCCAACGCAGTGTCTGGCTTACGAAGACACCGACCCCGGCCTGAAATCAGCTCGGGATGCCGGCATGGCGGCGATCGATGTGCGAACGTACTTCAATCCGCAACAGATGAGCAGCAAGATCGCGTAAGCGGCAACGGCGGCCGCAATGAACCCTCACGCTACGAGCGCGGTCCACTCTCGTGGACCGTTGCAGCTCCGATCGGGTGCATCGAACGATCCACGTCTCTGCTGATGGCACGCGTAATCGGCGGCAGTATGCCGCCGTTACGAGGGGCGGGTTAGAGCATTTTCATGCTTCGTCTGCAGTCGCATGGGCGGCAATCCCCCGGCCATGCTGAATTTGCTCCGGCAAACGCCTGCAGTCGAATTTTGAATTTGCTCTAGGTCATCAGCCAGGCGAAGACGCCGCGGGCGACGTGCATGCGGTTTTCGGCCTGATCGAAGACGATGCTGTTCGGGCTTTCCATCACGTCGTCGGTGACTTCGAGTCCGCGTTTGGCGGGCAGGCAGTGCATGAATTTCACGCTCTTCGGGGACGCCTTCACCAGCTCGGCGTTGATCTGATACGGAGCGAAGATTTTCTTCCGCTTGGCCGATTCCTTCTCCTGGCCCATGCTGGCCCAGACATCAGTGTAGAGAACATCGGCCTTCTTCACGGCGACTTTGGGATCGGGCTCGATCGTGACTGAGGCTTTCGCATTTCGCTTCTTGATGAGCTTGCCCAGTTCGTCGTCGAACTGATAGCCCTCGGGAGCACTGAGGATAAATTTCACGCCCATGTCAGCACAGCAGACCGCCAGCGATTTGGCGACATTGTTGCCATCACCCAGGTAGACCATGGTTTTACCGGCGAGGTCGCCGCAATGTTCCCGCATTGTCAGCAAATCGGTCAGGGCCTGGCAGGGGTGATAATCGTCGGAAAGACCGTTGATCACCGGACAGGTCGCGGCTGCGGCGAAGTCTTCGATCATCTGCTGCGAAAATGTCCTCAGGACGACGACATCGGCAAAACGGCTGACGACGCGGGCGACGTCTTCGAGCGATTCACGACCATCGAGACCGGCTTCTTTTTCCGACATGAACATGCCCGAGCCGCCGAGCTGGATCATGGCCGACTCGAAGCTGACCCGTGTGCGCAGGGAAGGCTTTTCGTAAATCTGGACCAGCACTTTCCGATCAAGCATCGGTTTCAGCTTGCCGGTTTTCTGTTGAGCTTTGAGCTTCGTCGTCAGCTCAATGATGTCACGCGTTTCGTCGGGGCTCAAATCGAACAGCGACAGAAGGTGCTTCACTTTCATGAGGGGTCTCAACTCGTCAAACGACATCCAGACAAGAAACGAAAATGCAGACAGGCCGGCTCACGGGCCGGCCTGAGGCATGGGGTATTTTGCGTAAAAGAAGGGCTCGCCTCGAATCATCGGCGAACGCCGCTCGAAATCGCAAAGAGCTATTATGAGCAGAGGGGCCCGTTGGCCGCAAGACTTCTCTACGATTCCGCGGACAGGGTTCGCAACTCGTTGATCAGCAGTTCGGCTCCCTGATCGACGTCTTCCGACGTGATATTCAGAGCCGGCAACAAACGAACGACCGTATCGTGTGTCACGTTGATCAGCATCCCCTTCTCCATACAACGGCGAACCAGCGGAGCGCCCGGCACGGTCAGGTCGAGACCGACCATCATTCCGGCGATCCGCAGCTCGCGAAGAATCGGCAGTTCGTCCAGCAAAGGCTCGAAATGGGACCGGAAGCGATCCGACATCTGCTGAGCATGTTCCAGCAGATTGTCCTCTTCGATGGTCTTCACAGTCGCGATGCCGGCGGCCATGGCCAGCGGGTTTCCTCCGAATGTACTGGCGTGCATACCGGGTCGCAGGGAGGGGGCAAGTTCATCTCGACAGACAAACGCGCCACAGGCGACACCGCCGGCGACCCCCTTGGCCAGGGTCATAATGTCAGGCTGAACGCCGTATTTCTGATGTCCGAACCAGGTGCCGAGACGACCCATACCGGTCTGAACCTCGTCGAAGATCAGCACCAGACCGTGTTCATCGGCCAGATCGCGAAGCCCCTGCAGGAAACCGTCGGCGGGGGTATTGACGCCCCCTTCGCCCTGAACCGGCTCGATCATGATGCCGCAGGTTTCGTCGTCGATCAGTTCGCGGACCGCATCCAGATCATTGTGTGGAGCGTACTGGAAACCAGCGACCAGCGGGCCGAGCCCCTGATGATACTTCGGCTGAGCGGTCGCCGTGACTGCGGCCATCGTACGGCCATGGAAGCCATTCTGAAAAGTGATGATCTTGTACTTCTCTTCCGGCGTGTGCAGTCGGGCCAGCTTGATGGCCCCTTCGACCGCCTCGGCTCCGCTGTTGCAGAAGAAAGCCTTGCCGAAACTGCGGCTGCAGATCTCTTTGGCGAACTCTCCCTGAGCTTCCGTGAACCACGTATTCGGGACGTGAATCAGCTGGCCAACCTGCTCGCGGACCGCTTCCACAACTTTCGGCGGACAGTATCCCAGGATATTGCAGCCCCAGCCGGGAAACAGGTCGAGGTAGCGGTTCCCCTCGGCATCCCAGACATAAGAGCCTCCACCGTGGGTGAGGCAGATGGGATAGCGGCCGTAATTGGGGATGACGTACTGATCAAACAGTGAAACGACATCCGCACTCGATTTGGAACTGGTCGAACTCATCGCAATTTCCACACTCGGCCGATCACATCGGCAATGAATCAGAAGAGACAGTGAAACTTCGTTTTCGGAACGGACGATTATACTCGGTCGCAGCCGGGACTGAAACGGAGGACCCCGGGGGACTTGCCCGGTGATCGGAGTTGCCTCGACCGTTCCAGGAAACTCAAAGGACACGATCGGGAGTCGCCGGTTCGCCTGATCCGCTGCTGCGCCTTGAGACGGCGCCAGCTTACCGCAGCAGCAGGTTTGACGACACGATGTGCATCTCCGGCTGAACGGCTCGCCGAATCCTTTCAGCGGCCGCATTCGAGCAACATCCGGAACTCCAGTGGAATCGAGGAATTACGCCAACTTCCGGAATAAAGTGGGTCGTCTGTTTTCTGAAAGGCGAGTTGTCGGCATCGGACTTGCCATGAAGTTTCGCCGAGTCTCCACCGAGACCATCCTCAAAGCGCCCCACCCAAGACCTTCCTGCCTGCAAGTGTTTCCGACCCATGCGATTGCTCAAAGTGCGCCCCGGCTGCGTTTGCGCTGCCCGGTTTTCGATGATGCTGTTCCTTCTCCTCTCGTCGACTTCCGGTTGCGGCGGAGGCTCCGACGACGGAATCCAGACGCTCCCGGTGGCCGGGACGGTGACCTTGAACGGTCAACCGCTCGCGGAGGCGATCATCCAGTTTCAGCCGCAGAATGGTGAGGGAAGAAGCTCCGCCGGTCGAACCGATGAGACGGGACGATTCGAACTCTTATTCGATTCGGATCGCGAAGGAGCCCTGCCCGGAGAACACCGAGTCATGATCACGGCCGTGCGAGAGCTTCCGGGAAAACAGGACGAAGAAGGGAACACGCTGACCGAGCAGATCCTGCCCGCGCAATACAACGCCAGGTCGACCCTCACGGCTCAAGTCAGTGAGAACACAGAGCACTACGACTTCGCGTTGAAGAGCAAGTAGTCTGCCTGAGGCTTCAGGTCGATCCCGCTGGATATGTTTCTCAATTTTTAGCTGCGCCGAAAGGCGTTAAAGGAAGTGCCACCATGCAGATTGGGTCATCCCCCCGTCGCACCGCGTTTACCCTGATCGAACTTCTGGTCGTGATCGCGATCATCGCTATCCTGGTTGCCCTGTTGCTTCCAGCCGTGCAGCAGGCACGGGAAGCAGCGCGGCGTTCACAGTGCAAGAACAACCTCAAGCAGATGGGGCTGGCGCTCCATAACTACCACGACACGTTCTCGGTTTTTCCGGCCAACGGCTACTATCGCCGCGGTGCCTCGTGGCACGTCTACATTCTTCCGTACATGGAACAGTCCGCTGTTTACGACGGCCTGACGTTCGGCGAGCACAGCTCGTTCATGTACCAGTCCGGATGCGGCTGTACGGCGGAAGATATCGATTTGCATGCGCAAGTTCGTCTCTCGTACATCACGTGTCCCAGCTCGCCGATGCCAGCCGTGAAAGATGGAGCCGTGCCTTCAGGCCAGGTTGGCTCGTTCGGTTCCTCGAACGTACCGCTTCAGGTTGCTGAGTACGCCGCCATCGCAGGCCACACTCGGAATCCGAATACGCAGGCCGACCTCTACACGGCAGGCTCCTACGGGCACTACGCCAGCAACGGAACGATCTACGCCCGAAGCAAGACTCGAATGCGGGATCTGCGGGATGGCACAAGTAACACGCTGATGGTCAGCGAAAACAGCCGGCCGACGCGGGACGTTCTGGGCGTTCGCGGAGCCGTCGGGAATGAATACGACAATCGTGTCGGATCGTTCTCGGGCGGCATGTGGATCGGCCCCAAAGAACTGTCCGGCTGGATCGCGAATCAGATTTCGGTCCGATATCCAATCAACTCCGACGCAATGACCTCGTCCACGGAAGGCTACCTCTACTCCTACACGCAGAACAATCCTCTCTCTTCCAACCACGCCGGGGGAGTGCAGGGACTGCT
The sequence above is drawn from the Rubinisphaera margarita genome and encodes:
- a CDS encoding HAD family hydrolase, coding for MNYAAIIFDCDGTLANSMPAHYVAWVATLKEYGIEFTEELFYGTGGWPSWKVAELLLERDGVKADPHLIAEQKEDEFEKHLNVIEPIEQTVSVVRDHYGKIPLAVATGGIPRVCNGILQNLEISHYFDTIVTALDVEHGKPAPDTYLEAARRLGVDPTQCLAYEDTDPGLKSARDAGMAAIDVRTYFNPQQMSSKIA
- the argF gene encoding ornithine carbamoyltransferase, with product MKVKHLLSLFDLSPDETRDIIELTTKLKAQQKTGKLKPMLDRKVLVQIYEKPSLRTRVSFESAMIQLGGSGMFMSEKEAGLDGRESLEDVARVVSRFADVVVLRTFSQQMIEDFAAAATCPVINGLSDDYHPCQALTDLLTMREHCGDLAGKTMVYLGDGNNVAKSLAVCCADMGVKFILSAPEGYQFDDELGKLIKKRNAKASVTIEPDPKVAVKKADVLYTDVWASMGQEKESAKRKKIFAPYQINAELVKASPKSVKFMHCLPAKRGLEVTDDVMESPNSIVFDQAENRMHVARGVFAWLMT
- a CDS encoding aspartate aminotransferase family protein, whose product is MSSTSSKSSADVVSLFDQYVIPNYGRYPICLTHGGGSYVWDAEGNRYLDLFPGWGCNILGYCPPKVVEAVREQVGQLIHVPNTWFTEAQGEFAKEICSRSFGKAFFCNSGAEAVEGAIKLARLHTPEEKYKIITFQNGFHGRTMAAVTATAQPKYHQGLGPLVAGFQYAPHNDLDAVRELIDDETCGIMIEPVQGEGGVNTPADGFLQGLRDLADEHGLVLIFDEVQTGMGRLGTWFGHQKYGVQPDIMTLAKGVAGGVACGAFVCRDELAPSLRPGMHASTFGGNPLAMAAGIATVKTIEEDNLLEHAQQMSDRFRSHFEPLLDELPILRELRIAGMMVGLDLTVPGAPLVRRCMEKGMLINVTHDTVVRLLPALNITSEDVDQGAELLINELRTLSAES
- a CDS encoding DUF1559 family PulG-like putative transporter, with translation MQIGSSPRRTAFTLIELLVVIAIIAILVALLLPAVQQAREAARRSQCKNNLKQMGLALHNYHDTFSVFPANGYYRRGASWHVYILPYMEQSAVYDGLTFGEHSSFMYQSGCGCTAEDIDLHAQVRLSYITCPSSPMPAVKDGAVPSGQVGSFGSSNVPLQVAEYAAIAGHTRNPNTQADLYTAGSYGHYASNGTIYARSKTRMRDLRDGTSNTLMVSENSRPTRDVLGVRGAVGNEYDNRVGSFSGGMWIGPKELSGWIANQISVRYPINSDAMTSSTEGYLYSYTQNNPLSSNHAGGVQGLLGDGSVRFLSENMSEVTLQRLCIRDDGLILGEL